From one Streptococcus pneumoniae genomic stretch:
- the mraY gene encoding phospho-N-acetylmuramoyl-pentapeptide-transferase, translating into MFVVIVAGILTFLATCVGIPAFIRFYQKARISGQQMHEDVKQHQAKAGTPTMGGVVFLVASLVVSLVLGFAIGQLTSSALMVLFILALYGVVGFLDDFLKVFRKINEGLNPKQKLALQIVGGIVFYIFFDRHGGTDLLDVFGIPVHLGYFYLAFVLFWLVGFSNAVNLTDGIDGLASISVVISLTAYAVIAVMEGRLDILLIIVSMIGGLLAFFLFNHKPAKIFMGDVGSLALGGMLAAISMALHKEWTLLFIGLVYVFETSSVMLQVSYFKLTGGKRIFRMTPLHHHFELGGLSGHGEPWSEWKVDFFFWGIGLVMSILTLCLMYL; encoded by the coding sequence ATGTTTGTAGTGATTGTGGCTGGTATTCTGACCTTTCTTGCAACTTGTGTGGGAATTCCAGCTTTTATCCGTTTTTATCAAAAAGCCCGTATTTCTGGGCAACAAATGCATGAGGATGTCAAGCAGCACCAAGCCAAGGCAGGGACACCAACCATGGGAGGAGTTGTTTTCTTGGTAGCTTCTCTAGTGGTGAGTCTAGTGCTAGGTTTTGCGATAGGGCAGTTGACAAGTTCTGCCTTGATGGTCTTATTTATCCTTGCCTTGTATGGTGTTGTTGGATTTTTGGATGACTTTTTGAAAGTCTTTCGAAAAATTAACGAAGGGCTGAACCCCAAGCAGAAATTAGCTCTTCAAATCGTGGGTGGAATCGTCTTTTATATCTTCTTTGATCGTCATGGCGGTACGGATCTTCTTGATGTCTTTGGAATACCTGTTCATTTAGGGTATTTCTATCTTGCTTTTGTTCTTTTTTGGTTAGTTGGCTTTTCAAATGCGGTCAATTTGACAGATGGGATTGATGGCTTAGCGAGTATTTCTGTGGTGATTAGCCTGACTGCTTATGCTGTGATTGCTGTCATGGAAGGTCGTTTGGATATTTTGCTCATTATTGTGAGTATGATTGGTGGATTGCTAGCATTCTTTCTTTTCAATCACAAGCCTGCGAAAATCTTTATGGGAGATGTTGGAAGTCTAGCCTTAGGAGGTATGTTAGCCGCGATCTCTATGGCTCTTCATAAAGAGTGGACTCTGTTATTTATCGGTTTGGTCTATGTCTTTGAGACAAGCTCAGTGATGCTTCAAGTTAGCTATTTTAAACTAACGGGTGGCAAACGAATTTTCCGTATGACCCCTCTTCATCACCATTTTGAACTAGGTGGCTTGAGCGGTCACGGAGAGCCTTGGAGCGAATGGAAAGTAGATTTCTTCTTCTGGGGCATTGGTCTAGTCATGAGTATCTTGACCTTGTGTT